A stretch of the Marasmius oreades isolate 03SP1 chromosome 8, whole genome shotgun sequence genome encodes the following:
- a CDS encoding uncharacterized protein (BUSCO:EOG092658QH), which produces MLRSAIRTITSKRPFTSLHRQTAMTTTKYMSGEALAALIKNPDKVAKKDYLVVDVRDDDYEGGNIKGSLNLPSQDFLMNVDTLVKDTKDVKMVIFHCSLSQVRGPKAARIYRETRQNVLGEGESSPTDVFILRDGFSQFQVKYKDDPELVENWDENVWASEWS; this is translated from the exons ATGTTGAGGTCCGCGATACGAACGATAACTTCAAAGCGACCGTTCACCTCACTCCACCGTCAAACAGCAATGACCACGACAAAATATATGAGCGGAGAG GCACTTGCGGCTCTGATCAAGAATCCAGACAAAGTCGCAAAGAAGGATTACCTCGTCGTCGACGTACGAGATGACGACTACGAAGGCGGTAACATCAAAGGATCATTGAACCTTCCATCTCAGGATTTCCTAATGAACGTGGATACGCTGGTCAAAGATACGAAGGACGTAAAGATGGTAATATTCCATTGTAGTTTGAGTCAAGTTCG AGGTCCAAAAGCCGCTCGT ATCTATCGAGAAACGCGACAAAACGTTTTGGGAGAAGGTGAATCATCACCGACGGACGTCTTTATTCTTCGAGATGGTTTTTCGCAGTTTCAGGTGAAATACAAG GACGATCCCGAGCTCGTAGAAAACTGGGATGAAAACGTGTGGGCTTCGGAATGGAGCTGA